GGATATCGTGAAGGCTCTCTCAGAGAAGGCTTCCAGCAAACCCGAAGGGGAGTGGATTATAGGCTATGGATTCGACGAGTCAAAACTTGAGGAGAGGCGGTTTCCAACCAGGTATGACCTCGATAAGGCATCGACCAGGCATCCCATATACCTCACGAGAGCTGGAGGCCATAACGCGGTCGCAAACAGCCCAGCCCTCAGACTGGCAGGTATCGACAGAGACACCCCGCAGCCAGAGGGAGGAAGGATAGAGAAGGACGACTCCGGTGAGCCCACTGGAAGGCTTGACGAGATCGCTGCCATGAGCCTAGTCAGGAGGAGGATACCAGAACCTTCCCAGGATGAGGCGGTGGAGATGATGGTGAGGAACTGGCCTGTGATAGAGGAGATGCTCCTGAGCTGGGGATTAACCACCATTCATGAGGCGCACGTGAAGGCTAGAGAGGCTAGGGCCTACCAGGAACTCCTGAGGAGGGGGCTGTTAAGGTTGAGGGTGGGCCTTATGCTGGACGGGATGGCACCCTACGGCGGGTATGCCACGAGCGACCTCTCTAGACAGGGGCTCGAGACGGGATTCGGATGGGAAGACAGGCTTAAGGTGATAGGGGTCAAGCTGGGTGTAGATGGGGCGATGGGACCCAAGACGGCAGCCCTCAACAAACCATATGAGAATGAGCCGGAGAATAGAGGAATCATAAGGGTCTCCAGGGAGAGCTTGACCGAGGAGGTCATAAGGTGTCACGAGTCCCGCCTCAGGGTCTGTATCCACGCAATAGGGGACAGGGCCATCGACCTCGCCCTTGATGCGATCGAGGAGGCTTTGAGGAGGAGGAAGTGGGAAGATCACCGCCACAGGATCGAGCATGCTGGATATGTGGAGGAATCCCAGCTTAGGAGGATTAGGGATCTGGGGGTGGTTGTCTCGGCCTCTATAGGTTTCTGTTATCCCAT
This is a stretch of genomic DNA from Candidatus Bathyarchaeota archaeon. It encodes these proteins:
- a CDS encoding amidohydrolase family protein, encoding MDEFKLPSEVAADLVLLGGKVVTIDPKNRVGEAVAVKNGRIIKVGSDEDVKMLVGPSTKVIDLKGRLVLPGFIDSHEHCITRGLQADWVNCSSPPMKSIEDIVKALSEKASSKPEGEWIIGYGFDESKLEERRFPTRYDLDKASTRHPIYLTRAGGHNAVANSPALRLAGIDRDTPQPEGGRIEKDDSGEPTGRLDEIAAMSLVRRRIPEPSQDEAVEMMVRNWPVIEEMLLSWGLTTIHEAHVKAREARAYQELLRRGLLRLRVGLMLDGMAPYGGYATSDLSRQGLETGFGWEDRLKVIGVKLGVDGAMGPKTAALNKPYENEPENRGIIRVSRESLTEEVIRCHESRLRVCIHAIGDRAIDLALDAIEEALRRRKWEDHRHRIEHAGYVEESQLRRIRDLGVVVSASIGFCYPIGDSHLEALGRWRMKGYYPMRSFRDHGIVAGGNSDGFGENWALTGIYGCVTRRTMGGEVLCGEEAIPAIDAIRVYTINGAYLEGSEREKGSIEPGKLADMIILDRDITSIDPEEILKAKVLTTIIGGEIVYKIEE